One Terriglobia bacterium genomic window, GATCTCCCTGCTGCTGAAGCACTTCATGAGCCAGGTGGCGGAACGCTACGCCCGCCCGCCGCTTCCTCTGACGCCGTCGCTCATGCAGGCGTGCGAGCGCTACGGCTGGCCGGGCAACCTGCGTGAGCTGGGCAACTTCGTCAAGCGCTACCTTGTCTTAGGCGACGAACAGATGGCGATCGCAGAACTGGCGCCGCCCGGGGAGAAGGCGTTGGCCGGCGCATCCGGCGGCGGTGGAGCCGGCGCGGCCGGCAGCAACGGTCTCAAGTCCTTGGTCCGCAGCGTGAAAGACGAAGCCGAGATGGAAGCCATCAGCCACGCCCTGACGGAGACCAATTGGAACCGCAAGAAAGCCGCGGCTTTGCTCAAGATCAGTTACAAGGCGCTGCTTTACAAGATTCGCCAGTACGACATCCAGCCCTCCCCCAATCCGAACTGAAGCGTCGGCGACGCCTACCGAGAAAGCGCAGCTTTCCCGCTGCGCTTCTTTCTGCCGGCGAACATTCGGGTCGGGACGGCGCCGCCGCTAATCCTTCATCTTCTCCTTGACATGGTGGGCGAGCTTTTCGATCTCCTCCGCCTTGCGCACGACATCGAGCGAGAGCACGTGCTCGTTGGATTTGTCCACGTACTCTTTCAATTCGGTTGCCAGGGCCAGCAATTTATCGGTGTCGCGCTTGATCGCTGCCTGGCGGTCCTTGTTCAGTCGCTTGGCGCGGTCGCGCTCCATCTGTTTTTCGGCAGGGTCGACTTGTTTTTCGGCAGGGTCGACTTCGTTGCGCCGCTGCCGGAACTGCGGATCGGCGCTGCCGCTATCGCCGTCGCCGCCGCGTCCGACGGTGCCGGCGCGCTCTTGCGAGCTTCCCGAGCCGACAGCAACCAGGAGAACGAAGCCGAGCAGAAATACTTGCCTCACAGTAACCTCATAAAAGCGGGGATGCCACGATTATAGGATGAACCGCGGCCAGCAAGAAACGCGGCGTGCCGCGCTGCTATAATCGCGCACTTACACGCATGGCTGAGCCCTCCATCCAGACTGTCGGGCAACTGATCGAGCACTGGCGCGCCGACGCCTTGAACTTCCTTCGCGTGGACGCCCCCAAGCTCCTGGTCATTGTCGTAGTCACGTTTGTGCTCATCCGCCTGCTGAAGGCGCTGACACGACGCCTGCGCTCCCTCGGCGAAATCAAGGGCCTGCCCACCGGCCTGCGCGCCCAGCAATTGCGCACCTTGAGCGGAATCGTCTACAGCGCGGGCGTTTTCGTGCTGCTATTCCTGGCCTTGCTCCAGATTCTTCCCGTCCTCGGGATCAACATGGGACCGCTGCTGGCCAGCGCCGGCATTGCCGGGCTTGCCATTGGCTTCGGGGCTCAAACCCTGGTGCACGACGTCATCAACGGCTTCTTTATCCTGATGGAGAACCAGTACGAAGTCGGCGACACGGTGCGCGTCGCCGGCATCACCGGCACGGTGGAACGCATGACGCTGCGCGCCACGCTGCTGCGCGATGACCAGGGCGCGCTCTCCACCGTGCCCAACGGCAAGATTGACGTCGTTTCCAACCTCACCCGCGACTGGGCGCAGGTGGCCTTGCACGTCTCCGCCGCCTACAACGAGAACAGCGACAAAGTCATCAGCGTGCTCAAGGAGGTGGGCGAAGAGGTGCGCAGCGATCCCGACTTCTCCGGGATGCTCATCTCCGACCCGCAGGTACCGGGCATTGAGCGCGTCAGCGGCGCCGAGGTGGATTACTTGCTATTGGTGAAGACGCGCCCCGGCACCCAGTACGCCGTCACCCGTGAACTTCGCCGCCGCATCAAGGAGAGCTTCGAGAAGAACAACATCCAGCCCGGCTGGCCCGGCGGCATGTTCGTGGTGCAGGCCGGCCCGGAAAAGCCGACGGCATAATTTGTAATTTGCAATTTGTAATTTGTAATTTTGCAGGTTCTGGCTAGGGAAAGGCGCTCCTGGCCCGACCACAACAATTACAAATTACCAATTACAAATTACCAATGGATCTCGGTCTGAAAGATCGGGTTGTCATCGTCGCCGCCTCCGGCCAGGGGATTGGCCGGGCGACGGCGGAAGCGTTTGCCGCCGAAGGCTGCAAGCTCGCCATTTGCGCGCGCAGCACACAAAGCCTGCGCCTGGCCGCCGGTACCATCGCCGCCAAGCATAAGGTCCCGGTGCACTGCGAGGGCCTGGACGTCCGCGACGCCGCCGCCGTCCGGCAATTCGTCGCCAACGTCGCCGAACGGTATGGAGGCGTGGACGTGTGCGTCACCAACGCCGGAGGCCCGCCGGCGAAAGGGTTTCTGGCCACCACCGACGAAGACTGGCAAAGCGCTGTCGCGCTCAACCTGCTCAGCGTCGTCCACTTTGCCCGCGAAGTGATCCCGCACATGCAAAAGAAAAAATGGGGACGGCTGATCGCGCTCACGTCGCTGACCGTCAAACAGCCCGTGGACAATCTCGTGCTCTCCAATGCGGTGCGCACCGGCGTGGTGGGTCTGGTGAAAAGTCTCGCCAACGAGTTCGGCAAAGACGGCATCCTGGTCAACAATGTGGCGCCGGGCTACACCGGGACCGCCCGCCTGAAAGAGCTTGCCCGCAGCCAGGCGGAGGCGCTCGGCGTTTCCGAAGAGGAAATTTTCCAGCGCTGGGCCGCCGGTTCGCCGCTCAACCGCATCGCGCGTCCGGAGGAAGTGGCCGATGCCATTGTCTGGCTGGCCTCGGAGCGCGCCTCCTACATCACCGGCCAGACCATCCTGGTGGACGGCGGCGCGTACAAAGGCTTGTAGAACTCGTTTCAGACGAACATTGGCAGTTTCTAAAAAATACTTCATTCGCAGCGCCCGCGAAAAAACCGGGTTCCTTCGGGATTTTCAGCTAGCGTTTTTCAGCTAGTATGTCCGGGCTCAAATCCTTTCGGGGGAAGCTGTGGGCCTCATTCGCGCTATCGGCAGATGGGGACTGACGTGGCTCGTGGTGAACGCCATTGTCGGCAGTCGGGGGTGTTCAAAAACTCGTAGGTGAGGAGGAGAACGCCAGGACGGCGGTAATCGAAGACTTGCTTCGGTGGGGGTTCCGGCTCAGCGGTCCCATCGGCGCGTGGGTCAGAGGCGCCGTAGTGAATGTGGGTTGCCGTGTCGTTCTAATAGGGCATTCGCATCGACCAGTCGTCTAGCTACCTCATGAACGTGACGATTGTGACATTCTGAAGTGTTTCAGCTGACACATTTTGCCACTTTGTAATCGCCTCAAGTTTCCCGGTTTTATCCACAAACCGCACTACAAATCGCGCCCTAGTTATTGACAAACATGTACTTACGCGTGAGACGTTAATCAACAGGGCGCCCACCGTGTGTGCGGCATTGGGAGTGCACGCAATTATCACGAGATGCACACCGCCGCCCCCATCCCGAACTCACACTCTGTCAAGCGACGTAGCGCTCGTGTCCAACTGAAGATCCGCCTGTCCATCGAAGCCGGTGATGTGACTGTTCTCGATGGCGAGACTATTACGGTCAGCAAGCACGGAGCGCGCATCCGCGTCATACCAGGCGAACAAGGCACGGCCCCCAGCAAGCCAAGAAGACTGACTCACGGCGAACGCTTGCGGGTTACCGTATGCCGCGCCCAGGAACCGCAACCGGCGCGGGTGGTGTGGCTCGACCAACGCTCCGATATGCTCTATGGCATCGAACTCGACGATCCCGGCAATTTCTGGGGCGTGAACTTCCCCAGCAAGGACGGCAATTGGCGCTCCGAACGCAAAGAGATGCGCCGCGTCGATGTGGTGCCGCCTTCGGCTACCCCAGAACCCCAGCTTGCCCCGCAGCTTGTGGCGGAAGAGGAGGCGGAAGAGGAGCCGGAGCCCGCACCGCTGATCAAGATCGGGCGCATGCCGGCTGTGGTTGCGGGTCTCTCGGCCATTCGTTTGCCGTTCGTCGAAAAAGTCGAGATGGTGTTCGACGAGCAGGAAGAGGGTACAGCGCTGCTGCAGAAGTTGGTGGAACCCGGTGCGCCATTGCGGATTTCTTTTCCTCACCTCAAGACCAAAGGACGGGTGATGGCCATCGGCCGCAGCCGGGAAGCCGGCAAATGGCGCGTGCGCATCAAGTGCGAAGCCCATCCATGAGACTGAATTACTGTCGATAAATTGCTTCCATGCACTCCATCCTACGCTCTCATGGTAGCGGCGGTTGTTGTCGGCCTGAATCTCTACTGCGGTTCATAACTGGCGATAAATCGCCATAACGTAAGTTACGGGGTCGGGACTCCCGTTTTTGGGCGTAAGTCACGCTAAGGGCTGTTCACGCCAGTTAGGGCGAATGCCACGGCGACATACGCGGTCGCTACCGGAGCCGGGGCGTCGGCTGTGCTTCCGTGCTGCTTCGCGAACCGGTATTACTTACCTGCGGCGACTGCCTTCTTATGCGGCATGAACGTGTGTGGTGGATGACAGGTGACACACGTCTTGCCTTTCATGAAGACATCGGAATGTAGTTGTGCCGCCTGCTCGGCGTGACACGTGCCGCATGTGCTCAACGCCGGGGTGGCCGCGACGCTCTGTGCTGTGATTTCGCCATGGCACACGGTGCACTGGACATCATTCGCGCCATGCGGGCTGGCCTTCCATTGGGCATACGTCATCTTGTGGCAGTCAGAACAGGTTTTTCCGGCTGGAATCGTCTGATGGTGCTTCTGCGTGGCACGGGTCTTCTGGGCAGTGGCAGGTTGGACGGCAGCAGCCAAAACGAGTAGAACGAGCAAAACAGAGCTGAACAAAAATGCGCGGCGAGTGTTCACGGGCATAATCTCCTGATAAGGATAGGTAGTATCGGAGCAGTGAGGTCGCCGCACTGTGCTGCCGGTCACAGCTGACGGTGATGCGCTAGGTTCCGCTTGCTGAAGTACACCCATGGGCAACTGCCATACGAGTGATAAATCGCCTGAGCGCAAGTTACGCTGGCCTGGCAGTCTCGATTCGGGCGTAACTTAAATGAAGCGCTGTTACCGCCAGTTAAACTTCCGCTGCGCTTTGCACCGGCTGGTCAAATCCGCTGGCGCGAACCGGCGTGACCAGGCTCACCACGGCGGTGATCGCGAAATTGACGCACAGCCCGATGAACCCGGCATTCAGGCCGTGAAACGGATCGCGCTTGCTGAGGATGAGAACCGCGGCCGTAAGCACGCCGACCGCCAAGCCCGCGAAAACGCCGGCCGTGGTGACGCGCCTGGAATAAAGCCCGAGCACGACCCCCGGAAAAAATTGCGTCACGCCGGCATAGCCCAGCAGCAGAAGCGAGACGATGCT contains:
- a CDS encoding mechanosensitive ion channel family protein, which codes for MAEPSIQTVGQLIEHWRADALNFLRVDAPKLLVIVVVTFVLIRLLKALTRRLRSLGEIKGLPTGLRAQQLRTLSGIVYSAGVFVLLFLALLQILPVLGINMGPLLASAGIAGLAIGFGAQTLVHDVINGFFILMENQYEVGDTVRVAGITGTVERMTLRATLLRDDQGALSTVPNGKIDVVSNLTRDWAQVALHVSAAYNENSDKVISVLKEVGEEVRSDPDFSGMLISDPQVPGIERVSGAEVDYLLLVKTRPGTQYAVTRELRRRIKESFEKNNIQPGWPGGMFVVQAGPEKPTA
- a CDS encoding SDR family oxidoreductase; translated protein: MDLGLKDRVVIVAASGQGIGRATAEAFAAEGCKLAICARSTQSLRLAAGTIAAKHKVPVHCEGLDVRDAAAVRQFVANVAERYGGVDVCVTNAGGPPAKGFLATTDEDWQSAVALNLLSVVHFAREVIPHMQKKKWGRLIALTSLTVKQPVDNLVLSNAVRTGVVGLVKSLANEFGKDGILVNNVAPGYTGTARLKELARSQAEALGVSEEEIFQRWAAGSPLNRIARPEEVADAIVWLASERASYITGQTILVDGGAYKGL
- a CDS encoding PilZ domain-containing protein gives rise to the protein MHTAAPIPNSHSVKRRSARVQLKIRLSIEAGDVTVLDGETITVSKHGARIRVIPGEQGTAPSKPRRLTHGERLRVTVCRAQEPQPARVVWLDQRSDMLYGIELDDPGNFWGVNFPSKDGNWRSERKEMRRVDVVPPSATPEPQLAPQLVAEEEAEEEPEPAPLIKIGRMPAVVAGLSAIRLPFVEKVEMVFDEQEEGTALLQKLVEPGAPLRISFPHLKTKGRVMAIGRSREAGKWRVRIKCEAHP